In a genomic window of Flavobacterium lipolyticum:
- a CDS encoding DUF3341 domain-containing protein, which yields MSNKVIYAIYNDDDILMDAVKKTRAAHHHIEEVFTPFPVHGLDKAMGLAPTRLAICAFLYGCVGISVATFMMSYIMIHDWPQDIGGKPSFSFIQNMPSFVPIMFEMTVFFAAHLMVITFYMRSRLWPFKQAENPDVRTTDDHFLMEVAVNDNEAELVSFFEGTGAVEVKVIEKN from the coding sequence ATGAGTAATAAAGTAATATACGCCATTTATAATGACGATGATATTTTGATGGATGCAGTAAAGAAAACCAGAGCTGCTCATCATCATATTGAAGAAGTTTTTACTCCATTCCCAGTTCACGGATTGGATAAAGCTATGGGCTTAGCACCAACAAGATTAGCAATTTGTGCATTTTTATACGGATGTGTTGGTATTTCTGTTGCAACATTCATGATGAGTTATATCATGATTCATGACTGGCCTCAGGATATTGGTGGAAAACCAAGTTTTAGTTTCATTCAGAATATGCCTTCTTTTGTGCCAATTATGTTTGAGATGACTGTATTTTTTGCTGCCCACTTAATGGTAATCACTTTTTACATGAGAAGTAGATTGTGGCCATTCAAACAAGCTGAAAATCCTGATGTAAGAACAACAGACGACCATTTCTTAATGGAAGTTGCTGTAAATGATAACGAAGCAGAATTAGTTTCTTTTTTCGAAGGAACAGGAGCTGTTGAAGTTAAAGTAATCGAAAAGAATTAA
- a CDS encoding c-type cytochrome produces the protein MKRIYKITLLVGITILVSSCHNNSAPNYQYFPNMYESVAYEPYTEAKVFKGGKEGQLPVEGTINRGFEPYEYENSTAGYELAKANLKSPLTEAEKSSEKGKELFEIYCISCHGATGNGKGKLVEREKFLGVPSYKDRVITEGSIFHVETYGLNAMGSHANQLSAHERWLVADYVLKLKSQL, from the coding sequence ATGAAAAGGATATATAAAATAACACTTTTAGTTGGTATAACTATTTTAGTTTCATCTTGCCACAATAATTCGGCACCAAACTATCAGTATTTCCCAAATATGTATGAATCTGTTGCTTACGAGCCCTATACAGAAGCAAAAGTATTTAAAGGAGGAAAAGAAGGACAGCTTCCTGTAGAAGGAACTATCAACAGAGGTTTTGAACCTTATGAGTATGAGAATTCAACTGCTGGTTATGAATTAGCGAAAGCAAATTTAAAATCACCTTTGACTGAAGCTGAAAAAAGTTCTGAAAAAGGAAAAGAACTTTTTGAAATTTATTGTATCAGCTGCCATGGTGCAACTGGAAACGGTAAAGGTAAATTGGTTGAAAGAGAAAAATTTCTTGGAGTACCTAGCTACAAAGACAGAGTAATCACTGAAGGGAGTATCTTTCACGTTGAGACTTATGGTTTAAATGCAATGGGTTCACATGCAAATCAATTAAGTGCCCACGAACGTTGGTTAGTTGCTGACTATGTTCTAAAACTAAAAAGCCAATTATAA
- a CDS encoding quinol:cytochrome C oxidoreductase yields MYTFSSKLKTFSIVLMVLGLLGIGYGFLNAPKDIQEVEKILAADAHGSHGAAHGEAAEASHETAGHEATEASHEGAAHAEAPAASHDTAEASHDSLKGAAHAETPAVSHEAAKVSHDSHEGGEHAKVDAAGEHEKHLEHVLHQLQNKPWSALYVACIFFLLLSMGVLAFYAIQQVAQAGWSPVLFRVMQGITGYLPAGSVIFFIILVLCGLHFNHIFVWLGEGVTDPKHANYDAIIAGKAGYLNFPFWIIRAAIFLIGWNLYRHYSRKNCLAQDEAKDDLYYKKNFKLSAGFLVFFIVSESIMSWDWIMSFDPHWFSTLFGWYVFASFFVSGITTIALVTIYLKSKGYLEYVNTSHIHDLAKFMFGISVFWTYLWFSQFMLIWYANIPEEVTYFVTRIQLYNLPFFGAVVMNFLFPLLILINTDFKRLNWVIVMAGVVILLGHYVDFFNMIMPGTVGDKWFIGVSEIASILFFLGLFIFVVFTALTKAPLLAKRNPFIEESKHFHY; encoded by the coding sequence ATGTATACATTTTCAAGTAAATTAAAAACTTTTTCTATCGTCCTAATGGTTCTTGGCCTATTAGGAATTGGGTATGGTTTTTTAAATGCACCTAAAGATATTCAAGAAGTTGAAAAAATACTAGCTGCAGATGCTCATGGTTCTCATGGTGCTGCGCATGGTGAAGCTGCGGAAGCTTCTCATGAAACTGCAGGTCATGAAGCTACAGAAGCTTCACATGAAGGTGCTGCACATGCAGAAGCTCCGGCAGCTTCACATGATACAGCAGAAGCTTCACATGATTCACTTAAAGGTGCAGCGCACGCAGAAACTCCAGCAGTTTCTCATGAAGCTGCAAAAGTTTCACATGACTCACACGAAGGTGGAGAGCATGCGAAAGTTGATGCCGCAGGTGAACATGAAAAACATTTGGAGCATGTATTGCACCAATTGCAAAACAAACCATGGTCAGCATTATATGTTGCTTGTATTTTCTTTTTACTACTTTCTATGGGAGTTTTAGCATTTTATGCTATTCAACAAGTTGCTCAGGCAGGTTGGTCTCCGGTATTGTTTAGAGTAATGCAGGGAATCACAGGTTATTTACCAGCTGGTTCTGTTATATTCTTTATTATTTTAGTACTTTGCGGATTGCATTTTAACCACATTTTCGTTTGGTTAGGAGAAGGAGTTACAGATCCAAAACATGCTAATTATGATGCTATCATTGCTGGAAAAGCAGGTTACCTTAACTTTCCATTTTGGATCATCAGAGCAGCAATCTTTTTAATAGGATGGAACTTATACCGTCACTATTCCAGAAAAAACTGTTTGGCTCAGGACGAAGCTAAAGATGATCTATACTACAAAAAGAACTTTAAGTTATCTGCAGGATTCTTAGTTTTCTTTATCGTATCTGAGTCTATTATGTCTTGGGACTGGATTATGTCATTTGATCCACACTGGTTCAGTACATTGTTCGGATGGTATGTTTTTGCTTCTTTCTTTGTAAGTGGTATTACTACAATCGCATTAGTAACGATCTACTTAAAATCTAAAGGATATTTAGAATATGTAAACACAAGCCATATTCATGATTTAGCTAAATTCATGTTTGGTATCAGTGTATTCTGGACATACTTATGGTTCTCACAATTCATGTTGATCTGGTACGCTAATATTCCTGAAGAGGTTACGTATTTCGTAACTAGAATTCAATTATACAACTTACCATTTTTTGGAGCTGTAGTTATGAACTTTTTGTTCCCATTATTAATATTGATCAATACAGACTTCAAACGTCTTAACTGGGTTATCGTAATGGCTGGTGTAGTGATCTTGTTAGGACACTATGTTGATTTCTTTAATATGATTATGCCTGGTACAGTTGGAGATAAATGGTTTATTGGAGTTTCTGAAATTGCATCTATTCTTTTCTTCTTAGGTTTGTTTATTTTTGTCGTATTTACTGCATTAACTAAAGCTCCTTTGTTAGCAAAAAGAAATCCTTTCATTGAAGAAAGTAAACATTTTCATTATTAA
- a CDS encoding cytochrome c oxidase subunit II has product MTSLLVIIVLVLLAVALWQLTKIFDLTQVGSSSSDDSQVASDNDNNVQGYVMFGFLAFIYIFTIYGLLKWGGLALHTPASEHGLLVDNLMNITWVLIFVVQFITQGLLYWFSFKNRGHKDKKALFFADSNKLEAIWSIIPSVVLACLILYGLYAWNNIMFVDKDEDVIEIELYAQQFKWTARYAGQDNVLGKANVRLIEGVNTLGVDMSDPNAQDDIVVTELHIPKGKKVHFKMRSQDVLHSAYMPHFRAQMNCVPGMVTEFAFIPTYTTSEYRELPFMVEKVAHINKLRAEKSVELVAKGGTALDPYTFDYLLLCNKICGSSHYNMQMKVVVDTPEDYKKWLSEKTTLAQDIKAAAAADAEKKAGEEAKASTDSTAKDTVKAVIDTVKAVVAKVAMK; this is encoded by the coding sequence ATGACAAGTTTGTTGGTAATTATAGTTTTAGTTTTATTAGCAGTTGCATTGTGGCAATTGACCAAGATATTCGATCTTACGCAGGTGGGATCCTCTTCTTCGGACGATTCGCAAGTAGCATCTGATAATGATAATAATGTTCAGGGATATGTTATGTTTGGCTTTTTGGCTTTCATTTATATCTTTACGATTTACGGTTTACTAAAATGGGGTGGTTTAGCACTTCATACTCCGGCTTCAGAGCACGGACTTTTGGTAGATAATTTAATGAATATTACCTGGGTTTTAATTTTTGTAGTTCAGTTTATTACACAAGGTTTATTATACTGGTTCTCTTTTAAAAACAGAGGACATAAAGATAAAAAAGCTTTATTCTTTGCTGATAGTAATAAATTAGAAGCAATTTGGAGTATTATTCCATCTGTAGTTTTGGCTTGTTTAATTCTTTACGGATTATACGCTTGGAACAACATTATGTTTGTTGATAAAGACGAGGATGTAATCGAAATTGAATTATACGCTCAACAATTTAAATGGACAGCAAGATATGCTGGTCAGGACAATGTTTTAGGAAAAGCAAACGTTCGTTTAATCGAAGGTGTTAATACTTTAGGAGTTGACATGTCTGATCCTAATGCTCAGGATGATATTGTAGTTACTGAATTGCATATTCCAAAAGGTAAAAAAGTACATTTCAAAATGCGTTCTCAAGACGTATTGCACTCGGCTTACATGCCTCACTTTAGAGCGCAGATGAACTGTGTTCCGGGTATGGTTACTGAATTTGCTTTTATTCCAACGTACACTACTTCTGAATACAGAGAGTTACCTTTTATGGTGGAGAAAGTTGCACACATCAATAAACTTAGAGCTGAAAAAAGCGTTGAGTTAGTGGCTAAAGGTGGAACAGCTTTAGATCCTTATACATTTGACTATTTATTATTATGTAATAAAATCTGTGGATCTTCTCACTACAACATGCAAATGAAAGTAGTTGTGGATACTCCGGAAGATTATAAAAAATGGTTAAGCGAAAAAACTACATTAGCTCAGGATATTAAAGCCGCTGCTGCTGCAGATGCTGAAAAAAAGGCTGGTGAAGAAGCAAAAGCGAGCACTGATAGTACTGCTAAAGATACTGTGAAAGCAGTTATTGATACGGTTAAAGCAGTTGTAGCTAAAGTGGCTATGAAATAA
- a CDS encoding cytochrome c oxidase subunit I, with protein sequence MSAEAHGHDHGHDHEHEHHHKDTFITKYIFSIDHKMIAKQYLLTGIVMGVIGIAMSLLFRMQLAWPEESFKIFNVLLGDKFAPDGVMANDIYLALVTIHGTIMVFFVLTAGLSGTFSNLLIPLQIGARDMASGFMNMISYWLFFLSAVVMLCSLFVEAGPASAGWTIYPPLSALPQAIPGSGTGMTLWLVSMAIFIASSLMGSLNYIVTVINLRTKGMSMTRLPLTIWTFFVTAIIGVISFPVLLSAALLLIFDRSFGTSFFLSDIYIAGEVLHYQGGSPVLFEHLFWFLGHPEVYIVILPAMGLVSEIMATNSRKPIFGYRAMIMSVLAIAFLSTIVWGHHMFISGMNPFLGSVFTFTTLLIAIPSAVKAFNWITTLWKGNLQFNPAMLFSIGMVSTFITGGLTGIILGDSTLDINVHDTYFVIAHFHLVMGISALYGMFAGIYHWFPKMYGRMLNKNLGYIHFWITAVCAYGVFFPMHFIGLAGLPRRYYTNTNFPLFDDLQNVNVLITTFALVGGAFQLVFLYNFFVSIFYGKKAVQNPWKSTTLEWTTPVEHIHGNWPGEIPHVYRWPYDYSNPNHDVDFVPQNVPMKEGEEVLHH encoded by the coding sequence ATGTCAGCAGAAGCGCACGGTCACGATCACGGACACGATCACGAGCACGAACATCATCATAAAGACACCTTCATTACTAAATACATCTTTAGTATTGATCACAAAATGATTGCTAAGCAATACTTACTTACAGGTATTGTAATGGGAGTAATTGGTATTGCAATGTCGTTGCTTTTCAGAATGCAATTGGCTTGGCCAGAAGAGTCTTTTAAAATTTTTAATGTTTTATTAGGAGATAAATTTGCACCTGATGGTGTAATGGCAAATGATATTTATCTGGCTTTGGTTACCATTCACGGTACCATCATGGTATTCTTTGTACTGACGGCCGGTTTGAGCGGAACCTTTAGTAACTTATTGATTCCACTTCAAATTGGAGCGCGAGATATGGCTTCCGGATTTATGAATATGATTTCATACTGGTTGTTCTTCTTATCTGCTGTAGTAATGTTATGTTCCTTATTTGTTGAAGCTGGACCAGCATCTGCAGGTTGGACAATTTACCCGCCATTAAGTGCTTTACCACAAGCAATCCCAGGTTCTGGAACAGGTATGACTTTGTGGTTAGTTTCAATGGCTATCTTTATCGCATCTTCTTTAATGGGATCTTTGAACTACATTGTAACGGTTATCAACCTTAGAACAAAAGGAATGTCTATGACAAGACTTCCATTGACTATCTGGACATTTTTCGTAACAGCTATCATTGGTGTTATTTCGTTCCCTGTATTATTGTCAGCTGCTTTATTATTGATCTTTGACAGAAGTTTTGGTACTTCATTCTTCTTATCTGATATCTATATTGCCGGAGAGGTTTTACACTACCAAGGTGGTTCTCCTGTATTGTTCGAACACTTATTCTGGTTTTTAGGACACCCTGAGGTTTACATCGTAATCTTACCAGCAATGGGTCTTGTTTCTGAAATTATGGCTACAAACTCTCGTAAACCAATCTTTGGTTACAGAGCGATGATTATGTCAGTTCTTGCAATTGCATTTTTATCTACAATTGTTTGGGGTCACCATATGTTTATTTCAGGTATGAATCCTTTCTTAGGATCTGTATTTACCTTTACTACTTTATTGATTGCAATTCCATCTGCTGTAAAAGCGTTCAACTGGATCACAACTTTATGGAAAGGTAACTTACAATTCAACCCTGCAATGTTATTCTCTATCGGAATGGTTTCTACTTTCATCACTGGAGGTTTAACAGGAATCATTTTAGGAGATAGTACGCTGGATATTAACGTTCACGATACTTACTTCGTAATTGCTCACTTTCACTTAGTAATGGGTATTTCTGCACTTTATGGAATGTTTGCTGGTATTTACCACTGGTTCCCTAAAATGTACGGAAGAATGTTGAATAAAAATTTAGGTTACATTCACTTTTGGATCACAGCAGTTTGTGCTTACGGAGTATTCTTCCCAATGCACTTTATCGGATTAGCTGGTTTACCAAGACGTTACTATACAAACACAAACTTCCCATTATTTGATGATTTACAAAATGTGAATGTTTTAATTACAACATTTGCTCTTGTAGGAGGTGCGTTCCAATTAGTATTCTTATACAATTTCTTCGTTAGTATTTTCTACGGTAAGAAAGCAGTTCAGAATCCATGGAAATCAACAACATTAGAGTGGACTACTCCTGTAGAACATATCCACGGTAACTGGCCAGGTGAAATTCCTCACGTATACCGTTGGCCGTATGACTACAGTAACCCGAATCACGATGTAGATTTTGTACCGCAAAATGTACCGATGAAAGAAGGTGAAGAAGTTCTACACCACTAA
- the mprF gene encoding bifunctional lysylphosphatidylglycerol flippase/synthetase MprF, whose product MKTQVISNSIFSFFKDRKGVSFLRENDKIIRQFVFTIFFIGIGIWFIKHERSELVEVNTVITNASFFWVSCGIALAFLYVSLQALMYFASFKAVQSGISFKQAIVLFLKRNFVSVFLPAGGISSLAFFTKSIEKSGVKPTQIHFASVVYGFVGILSVIIVAIPALIYSLFEGTAGSGVGYALGAVVILALFVFLIYDSILKKGSLYRLVIKLLPSAVVFLDDLQQNRILKKKFLQVVLYSVLIEFAGIAHLYIAMIALGFEPSLPAAVIGYIVSVVFLIVSPFLRGLGAIEISMSFILIQFGFDNVSAIAITFLYRFFEFWIPLVAGALVFLFHANTLLMRVVPSFLLFVLGLINIVSVLTPAISERLHILRNIIPVSAIKASNDFVITAGLFMLVNATFMLKGLRNAWWSAIFLSGISVIGHLTKAIDYEEAVIALIVFISLIITRKEYYIKSNSHLQSIGLKTVLITMAAVLIYSILGFYFLDKKHFGIDFHWQQSIRYGFQNYFLVGSSDLVPLDRFARRFLLSINISGFLSIGFLIFALIRPYTIKKEAVEDDFLSAKDLLTLYGTSALDYFKTYDDKNIFLATSKKSFLAYRVGDSFAVVLENPVAASEDEFKQCIVEFDSYCYENGLRSIYYRVPEENLELFASLHKKNLFIGQEAVVDLSVFTMEGGAKKSLRNAISKVKEKGFKTTIHTAPVKDGLLQKVKAVSDEWLAGTGRTEIVFSQGKFDWEELKQQTIITVENAEEKIVAFLNVIPDYAKGEGTYDLIRKTNDAPNGIIDFILLELFAYLKTQGCTSVNLGLAAMSGIEDPDTFPEKSMKFAYERIKYFSHYKGLRDFKERFSPVWYNKYLVYTHDYDLLQAPLVLNKVVKP is encoded by the coding sequence ATGAAGACACAAGTGATTTCCAATAGCATTTTTAGTTTTTTTAAAGACAGAAAGGGAGTCTCTTTTTTACGTGAGAATGATAAAATTATCAGACAGTTTGTATTTACTATTTTTTTTATTGGAATCGGAATCTGGTTTATCAAACACGAACGTTCGGAATTAGTAGAAGTTAATACAGTAATTACCAATGCCAGCTTTTTTTGGGTTTCGTGCGGAATTGCTCTTGCTTTCTTGTATGTATCTCTTCAGGCGTTAATGTATTTTGCTTCTTTTAAAGCTGTTCAAAGTGGGATCTCTTTTAAACAGGCCATTGTTTTATTTCTCAAGCGAAATTTTGTAAGCGTTTTTTTGCCGGCGGGAGGAATTTCTTCTTTAGCTTTTTTTACAAAATCTATTGAAAAGAGCGGTGTAAAACCAACTCAAATTCATTTTGCTTCTGTAGTTTATGGTTTTGTCGGGATACTCTCGGTTATTATTGTGGCAATACCGGCGTTAATTTACTCTTTATTTGAGGGAACTGCGGGGTCTGGTGTAGGATATGCTCTGGGAGCGGTTGTGATCTTAGCTTTGTTTGTTTTTCTGATTTATGATTCGATATTAAAAAAAGGGTCTCTGTACCGTCTCGTTATAAAACTTCTTCCTTCTGCAGTTGTCTTTTTAGATGATTTGCAACAAAACAGAATCTTAAAAAAGAAATTTCTGCAAGTTGTTTTGTATTCCGTACTCATCGAGTTTGCCGGAATAGCTCATTTGTATATTGCGATGATTGCTTTGGGGTTTGAACCGTCGTTGCCTGCCGCTGTAATAGGATACATTGTTTCGGTTGTTTTTTTAATCGTTTCTCCTTTTTTGAGAGGGTTAGGGGCTATAGAAATCTCGATGAGTTTTATATTAATACAATTCGGGTTTGATAATGTTAGTGCTATTGCCATCACTTTTTTGTATCGTTTCTTCGAATTTTGGATTCCATTAGTTGCAGGGGCACTAGTTTTTTTGTTTCATGCGAATACCTTATTGATGCGGGTGGTGCCATCGTTTTTACTTTTTGTTCTGGGGTTAATAAATATAGTGTCTGTATTAACTCCGGCTATTTCAGAACGACTGCACATTCTCAGAAACATTATTCCTGTCTCGGCTATTAAAGCATCAAATGATTTTGTGATAACTGCGGGTTTATTCATGTTGGTAAATGCGACATTTATGCTCAAAGGTTTGCGAAATGCCTGGTGGTCTGCCATTTTCTTAAGCGGTATTTCTGTGATCGGACACCTCACAAAGGCCATTGATTATGAAGAAGCAGTAATCGCTTTGATTGTTTTTATCAGTTTAATTATTACCAGAAAAGAATATTATATCAAGAGCAATTCGCACTTGCAGAGTATCGGATTAAAAACAGTTTTAATTACTATGGCAGCTGTTTTAATATACAGCATTCTGGGATTCTATTTTTTGGATAAGAAACATTTTGGTATCGATTTTCATTGGCAGCAATCTATTAGATATGGATTTCAGAATTACTTTTTGGTGGGGAGCTCTGATTTGGTTCCCCTCGACAGATTTGCAAGGCGCTTTTTACTTTCCATCAACATTAGTGGTTTTTTATCCATTGGCTTTTTGATCTTTGCCTTAATTCGTCCCTACACCATAAAGAAAGAGGCAGTAGAAGATGATTTTTTATCTGCTAAAGATCTTCTGACTCTTTATGGAACTTCTGCTTTGGATTATTTTAAAACGTATGACGATAAAAATATTTTTTTAGCGACAAGTAAAAAGTCTTTTTTAGCTTATCGTGTGGGGGATAGTTTTGCGGTGGTTTTAGAAAACCCCGTCGCAGCATCGGAGGATGAATTTAAACAGTGTATTGTCGAGTTTGACTCGTATTGTTACGAGAATGGCTTGCGAAGTATTTATTATCGTGTACCCGAAGAAAATTTAGAACTCTTTGCCTCACTACACAAAAAGAATTTGTTTATAGGACAGGAAGCTGTCGTAGATTTATCGGTATTTACTATGGAAGGAGGGGCTAAAAAATCATTGCGTAATGCGATAAGCAAAGTCAAAGAAAAGGGGTTTAAGACTACGATTCATACCGCACCGGTTAAAGACGGATTGCTGCAAAAAGTTAAAGCGGTAAGTGATGAATGGCTTGCAGGTACCGGAAGAACTGAAATCGTTTTTTCGCAGGGTAAATTTGATTGGGAAGAACTCAAACAGCAAACCATCATAACAGTTGAAAATGCAGAAGAGAAAATTGTGGCTTTTTTAAATGTGATTCCGGATTATGCTAAAGGAGAAGGAACCTACGATTTGATTCGGAAAACCAATGATGCGCCGAATGGCATCATCGATTTTATCCTTTTAGAACTTTTTGCTTATTTGAAAACTCAGGGCTGTACGTCAGTCAATTTAGGATTAGCTGCGATGAGTGGAATTGAAGACCCGGACACTTTTCCGGAAAAGTCAATGAAGTTTGCTTATGAAAGAATTAAGTATTTTTCGCATTATAAAGGATTGCGTGATTTTAAGGAAAGATTTTCTCCGGTTTGGTACAATAAATACTTAGTGTATACGCATGATTATGATTTGCTGCAGGCTCCGCTAGTTTTAAATAAAGTCGTAAAACCATAA
- a CDS encoding DUF998 domain-containing protein — MEKMKTGKTVPFNWVRAAAVMCIITCISDFVVLFVLGSCYQGYSQLRNTISSLGATISPVSKLISAWWILIGIVFVFFGVFFRKAFEKDGRYVKLASLLIVMYGLGEGIGSGLFKADSINGKRTFSFLLHDIVGGIGIIAAVLLPLVMCSVISKEDNSPFYCFSWIVFIIGSITLLCFGIRFPSEAGDLIASCKGLWQRLFLLNLYVYFIAISVIMYNRKIPV; from the coding sequence ATGGAGAAGATGAAGACCGGGAAAACAGTACCATTCAATTGGGTTAGAGCAGCAGCAGTAATGTGTATAATTACCTGTATTTCTGATTTTGTAGTGCTATTTGTTTTGGGGAGTTGTTATCAAGGGTATAGTCAGCTGCGGAACACCATTAGTTCGTTGGGAGCCACTATTAGTCCGGTATCCAAATTAATTTCTGCCTGGTGGATTTTAATTGGAATCGTATTTGTTTTTTTTGGAGTCTTTTTCAGAAAAGCTTTTGAGAAAGATGGGAGATATGTAAAACTTGCTTCTTTGTTGATTGTGATGTATGGATTAGGAGAAGGGATAGGCTCCGGTTTGTTTAAAGCGGATAGCATAAACGGTAAAAGGACATTCTCGTTTCTTTTGCATGATATTGTAGGGGGTATCGGAATTATTGCTGCAGTATTGTTGCCTTTAGTAATGTGCAGCGTGATTTCAAAAGAAGACAATTCACCGTTTTACTGTTTTTCATGGATTGTTTTTATCATTGGCAGTATTACGCTGTTGTGCTTTGGGATTCGTTTTCCTTCTGAGGCAGGTGATTTAATTGCTTCATGCAAAGGATTATGGCAAAGGCTTTTTCTGCTCAATCTGTATGTTTATTTTATTGCAATTTCAGTCATAATGTATAATAGGAAAATTCCAGTTTAA
- a CDS encoding AcvB/VirJ family lysyl-phosphatidylglycerol hydrolase, producing MNKVVTLLLSVFIFGTNVYAVTTDTLRVGAFGKIMIYKPKTTPTAVVLFVSGDGGWNSGVVDMAKNIVDQGAVVAGIDIQYYFKEIKKEKSKCYYPAGDFEELSLMLQKKIKMKQYLKPILAGYSSGATLVYGMLAQAPANTFGGAIALGFCPDIETDRTLCDGSGLTSHVLKEGKAYFLEKTVKLSAPFIVLQGTTDQVCNYADTQKYMEGMNQGKLITLPKVGHGFSVTKNWLPQFTTAFREILNTPNYSQQKSEQNLLLKEQHLAPLPFEMPLILIPTKSKEESLPVAFLISGDGGWTSFDQSVGETLAEKGIAVIGLDSQKYFWNAKTPAETSNAIAKAVEHYLQQWNRKTFILAGYSFGASVIPFVAGNFPEPLKEKLKGLYLLSPDVKADFEIHIADMLSMESSKDTFDVISEIKKIKSYNPICFFGDEEDAATRNRFSAAGIKTIALPGSHHYNNDYNKIVESILKEIK from the coding sequence ATGAACAAAGTCGTAACACTTCTTCTGTCGGTTTTTATTTTTGGGACTAATGTTTATGCCGTAACAACAGATACTTTAAGGGTTGGAGCATTTGGAAAAATTATGATATACAAACCTAAAACAACACCAACAGCGGTTGTTTTGTTTGTGTCAGGTGATGGTGGATGGAACAGCGGTGTCGTCGATATGGCTAAAAATATTGTCGACCAGGGAGCTGTGGTTGCGGGGATTGATATTCAGTATTATTTTAAGGAAATCAAAAAAGAAAAATCCAAATGTTATTATCCTGCCGGAGACTTTGAAGAGCTTAGTCTGATGCTGCAAAAAAAGATAAAGATGAAGCAATATCTAAAGCCAATATTGGCCGGATATTCTTCGGGAGCAACCTTGGTCTATGGTATGCTGGCTCAGGCTCCCGCGAATACTTTTGGCGGAGCCATTGCTTTAGGGTTTTGTCCCGATATAGAAACCGACAGGACTTTATGTGACGGTTCCGGACTGACGTCACATGTCTTGAAAGAAGGAAAAGCTTATTTTCTGGAAAAAACCGTAAAATTATCGGCTCCTTTTATCGTCTTGCAAGGAACCACCGATCAGGTTTGTAATTATGCCGACACCCAAAAATACATGGAAGGCATGAATCAGGGAAAACTAATCACACTGCCCAAAGTGGGACATGGTTTTTCTGTTACTAAAAACTGGCTGCCTCAATTTACAACTGCCTTCAGGGAGATTTTGAACACCCCGAATTATAGTCAACAGAAATCAGAACAAAACCTTTTGCTGAAAGAACAGCACCTTGCACCTTTGCCTTTTGAAATGCCTTTAATCTTAATTCCAACAAAAAGTAAAGAGGAATCTTTGCCGGTCGCTTTTTTAATTTCAGGTGATGGAGGATGGACAAGTTTTGATCAATCTGTCGGGGAAACTTTGGCAGAGAAAGGAATTGCCGTAATAGGATTGGATTCCCAGAAATATTTTTGGAATGCCAAAACTCCTGCCGAGACTTCGAATGCAATAGCCAAAGCAGTTGAACATTATTTACAGCAATGGAATCGAAAAACATTTATACTTGCCGGTTATTCATTTGGTGCTTCTGTAATTCCGTTTGTAGCAGGTAATTTTCCGGAACCCCTAAAAGAAAAATTAAAAGGATTGTATTTGTTGTCTCCGGATGTAAAAGCTGATTTTGAAATTCATATTGCAGACATGCTGAGTATGGAAAGTTCGAAGGACACTTTTGATGTGATTTCCGAAATAAAAAAAATCAAGTCCTATAATCCAATTTGTTTTTTCGGAGATGAAGAAGACGCCGCAACCCGCAATCGTTTCTCAGCAGCCGGAATCAAAACTATTGCTTTGCCCGGGTCACATCACTACAACAATGACTATAATAAAATAGTCGAGAGTATTCTGAAAGAGATTAAATAA